In Chryseobacterium turcicum, a single window of DNA contains:
- a CDS encoding PKD domain-containing protein codes for MKNQIYFGRMHLFRCLLLIWLVCPWVVQAQIGTHITSNSQVGCKDYRGDKEEQYDNGVTSEQVIPSQCIKVCAGSTVTYTASGQNIANVQWTAAGGTVGTVSGPGNSDAQITWNSSLGSGSVQAIITYSNGTTENQTVCIEKINTPTAEFQMLNLDYTVCKGTQIYFDNFSQDNGGAEIVSYFWDFGDSNSTSPTSTAFEPSHAYNQAGNYTVSLTVTNKCGCSDTFYKKIEVTQSTPVQINCASVVCEGSLEKYSVQDGCKDGEWKVIGGSIASNNGNEIEVKWDQVDPADGFGYVMYKSKCGCEEWTTIKIPVILSNGQIQGPATVCKDKQYIYKLPQWPTTNFQWNMSGPSGQLIYNQQRNEVVFQASQPGTYTLWCTYRNTLLLCEGYASMTITVEEPVVVSGGTDEICAGTSQTFTASPNVPVIWTVTAGGSVVYNSALTTQPFTYQFATAGYYSVTAVKQGGGCESNARFIKVTPPPAAPSGTIVGDHLVCSGKPYVYTLSTIDAGVVPVWEVTGGVIQGSNTGNSVTVIFNAGTPSYTISVRNQSLNAASCISNAITKTLSPIDLSTISVNPSSGIYCPSSSQTFTANLNGIVPDTMEWYFDDANFGSFASGQGTGSVAINFNEISNFNNDTILHLKVVKCGVEKIIDIPVALYTLPVVSFANNGPICLGSNLVFNINEGGIPAGTQMQFSFPNGNIYPTTSNGSGQYSFVNNNYIQNNTGANVSQTVTVTYTGANGCNYSPTASATFTVFPQTFITISPVYNIVVCDPSTITPYTLTANGSTGLTNTQAWVWHHNVQGIVGYGPSYTLSGSNIFGSYYVEAIDQNGCVVRSQEVKVTQDCSTNGCTANPQISFTPTWTGCNTINVSNVSFIGTPDEIQWGSDGVLNLSSGQGTLSPVYTTTLAGAHIVFLKLRYGSCWYSAGYEVQKKYEPKFNISTVCNGNGYTVTLHNTSTIFAINTSTINYQFSGGGQPSQNGETATYNLAPGTYTFTMTMQGGGFPVCTTTQTITLEPLPSTNISVPNKACEGEVITLQVPGVYSPNNVYTWYYDNTSYVTSALNVQLTFNSSGSNSIQLKIKTPNGCEFLSPVEGILINSNNMLGNFFPFNPIGCVGNGSTINFFSTTSLTPTSYIWMNGSQEVLNAPNAPSFTPTESGTYWPVLVSAQGCKSYDMSSSAVSVTLLNAPYVNISAKSNICAGQALTLTGIVTDNNLEYRWGINAPASGSWISLPTAGPIVLSTVPPGAGTYTYTLEVRPMGTVNGCVGSKSFVVTVSNPPSAPTISSTIQGCQPYKVLLTASGPSTGQYNWSNGMSGQSIEVYEGGAYQVTYTAPSGCKVSNQVQIPLSIESLMWVFPTGCYDECRGDRYIIGPKGIFDSHHWQMFGNNIQSGVNDFIYPLSMNTAGTYQLQINQFGCSVTSGAMNFFPGIDCGIEPECKFDAHVEGMKWNGDHFILLGVINNYSGQPMTITLSSIYGYGSYIPSVITIPAGGTYDMFTNPIAFYPNGTFPGGADEILFDAGNGCKFVTKVEIPDYINKSSNPKYLSSTVSESLMKIFPNPAKEKVTVSFNTGNEKEKAKQIQVFDARGTVKYTKELKSSSGEMEIQIDDWLQGVYIVIIHTDGKALQGKLIKK; via the coding sequence ATGAAAAACCAAATTTATTTTGGTAGGATGCATCTTTTCAGATGTCTTCTACTTATTTGGCTTGTCTGCCCTTGGGTTGTGCAAGCTCAAATCGGAACTCACATCACTTCTAATTCTCAGGTTGGCTGTAAAGATTACCGGGGAGATAAAGAAGAACAGTATGATAATGGAGTGACATCCGAGCAGGTGATCCCTTCGCAATGTATTAAAGTCTGTGCAGGTAGTACTGTTACTTATACCGCCAGTGGTCAAAATATTGCCAATGTTCAATGGACGGCAGCAGGAGGTACAGTTGGTACGGTTTCAGGACCTGGAAACAGCGATGCTCAGATAACTTGGAATAGTTCACTTGGTAGCGGTTCTGTACAGGCGATTATTACCTATTCAAATGGTACAACAGAAAATCAAACAGTTTGCATTGAGAAAATTAATACGCCTACCGCTGAATTTCAAATGCTTAACCTTGATTATACCGTTTGCAAAGGTACTCAAATCTATTTTGATAACTTTTCTCAGGATAATGGGGGGGCAGAAATAGTGAGTTACTTTTGGGATTTTGGAGATTCAAATTCAACATCACCTACATCCACGGCTTTTGAGCCTTCTCATGCTTATAATCAGGCAGGGAATTATACTGTTTCATTAACAGTAACAAATAAGTGTGGTTGTTCGGATACCTTTTATAAAAAAATCGAAGTAACTCAATCAACACCTGTACAAATCAACTGTGCTTCTGTGGTATGTGAAGGAAGCTTAGAAAAATACAGCGTACAGGACGGATGTAAAGATGGAGAATGGAAAGTGATCGGGGGATCTATTGCTTCCAATAATGGTAATGAAATTGAGGTGAAGTGGGATCAAGTAGATCCTGCGGATGGATTTGGATATGTGATGTACAAATCTAAATGCGGATGTGAAGAATGGACGACCATAAAGATTCCGGTCATATTGTCGAACGGGCAAATACAAGGTCCGGCAACAGTTTGTAAAGACAAACAATATATCTATAAGTTACCGCAATGGCCAACAACAAATTTCCAATGGAATATGTCTGGTCCTTCAGGACAGCTGATTTATAATCAACAAAGAAACGAAGTGGTATTTCAAGCCTCTCAACCTGGGACTTATACGCTATGGTGTACCTACAGAAATACTTTGTTGCTGTGTGAAGGGTATGCTTCAATGACGATTACAGTTGAAGAGCCTGTTGTTGTAAGTGGAGGTACAGATGAAATTTGTGCAGGTACAAGCCAGACTTTCACTGCAAGCCCTAATGTTCCTGTGATATGGACAGTAACTGCAGGAGGTTCTGTGGTTTATAATTCAGCGCTTACTACACAGCCATTTACGTATCAGTTTGCAACAGCAGGCTATTATTCTGTAACAGCTGTAAAGCAAGGTGGAGGTTGCGAAAGTAATGCAAGATTTATAAAAGTTACCCCACCTCCGGCTGCTCCATCAGGAACAATTGTAGGAGATCACTTAGTGTGTTCTGGAAAACCTTATGTTTATACACTGAGCACAATTGATGCTGGTGTAGTTCCGGTATGGGAAGTGACGGGTGGCGTTATTCAGGGAAGCAATACAGGAAATTCTGTAACAGTTATCTTTAATGCAGGAACACCATCTTATACAATTTCTGTACGTAATCAATCTTTAAATGCTGCCAGTTGTATTTCAAATGCTATCACAAAGACTTTATCACCGATAGATTTAAGTACTATTTCAGTAAATCCTTCATCAGGAATATACTGTCCAAGTAGCTCTCAAACATTCACGGCTAACTTAAACGGTATTGTACCAGATACAATGGAATGGTATTTTGATGACGCTAACTTCGGAAGTTTTGCCAGTGGGCAGGGAACAGGAAGTGTTGCAATAAATTTTAATGAAATTTCTAATTTTAACAATGATACTATTTTACATTTAAAAGTGGTAAAATGTGGGGTAGAGAAAATCATTGATATTCCCGTGGCACTCTATACATTACCTGTAGTTAGTTTTGCAAACAATGGCCCGATATGTCTAGGTTCAAATCTTGTTTTTAACATAAACGAGGGCGGAATACCAGCTGGAACACAAATGCAGTTTAGCTTTCCTAATGGAAATATTTATCCTACGACTTCTAATGGTTCAGGACAATATTCATTTGTGAATAACAACTACATTCAAAATAATACCGGCGCTAATGTTTCGCAGACTGTGACAGTAACTTACACTGGGGCAAACGGCTGTAACTATAGCCCGACTGCAAGTGCAACGTTTACAGTGTTTCCACAAACTTTTATAACCATTTCTCCGGTCTATAATATTGTTGTTTGTGATCCGTCAACGATTACTCCTTATACGTTGACAGCTAATGGATCGACTGGGCTTACCAATACACAAGCATGGGTATGGCATCATAATGTACAAGGAATTGTAGGTTATGGACCGAGTTATACACTTTCTGGATCAAATATTTTTGGAAGTTATTATGTTGAGGCAATTGATCAAAACGGTTGTGTCGTTCGCTCTCAAGAAGTAAAAGTTACGCAAGATTGCTCTACGAATGGTTGTACTGCCAATCCACAAATTTCTTTTACTCCAACATGGACGGGTTGTAATACGATTAATGTAAGCAATGTAAGTTTCATAGGTACTCCTGATGAGATCCAATGGGGAAGTGACGGCGTGTTAAATCTATCATCAGGACAAGGAACTCTTTCACCGGTTTACACTACTACCTTAGCTGGTGCACATATCGTTTTTCTTAAATTAAGATATGGTAGCTGTTGGTACAGTGCAGGATATGAGGTACAGAAAAAGTATGAACCTAAATTTAACATCAGTACAGTTTGTAACGGAAACGGTTACACAGTTACGCTTCACAATACTTCAACAATTTTCGCTATTAATACTTCAACAATCAATTATCAGTTTAGTGGAGGTGGACAGCCTTCCCAAAATGGCGAAACAGCGACGTATAATCTAGCGCCTGGTACTTATACATTTACAATGACGATGCAGGGAGGAGGTTTCCCAGTTTGTACAACAACGCAGACTATAACATTAGAACCTTTGCCTTCTACAAATATTTCTGTTCCAAATAAAGCTTGTGAGGGAGAGGTAATTACTTTACAAGTACCTGGAGTCTATTCTCCGAATAATGTGTATACTTGGTATTATGATAATACTTCTTACGTGACTTCAGCATTGAATGTGCAGTTGACATTTAACTCTTCAGGGTCTAATAGTATTCAATTAAAAATTAAAACTCCAAACGGGTGTGAATTCTTATCACCTGTTGAGGGTATTTTAATTAATTCAAATAATATGTTAGGGAATTTTTTCCCTTTTAACCCAATTGGATGTGTAGGGAATGGTTCTACAATAAACTTCTTCTCGACAACTTCATTAACTCCAACATCTTATATTTGGATGAATGGATCGCAAGAAGTATTAAATGCACCTAATGCACCTTCATTTACTCCAACGGAATCTGGTACCTATTGGCCAGTTTTAGTTTCTGCACAAGGATGCAAATCGTATGATATGAGCAGTAGTGCAGTTTCAGTTACTTTGCTCAATGCACCATATGTCAATATATCGGCAAAATCAAATATTTGTGCAGGTCAGGCACTTACGCTTACAGGTATCGTAACTGATAATAATTTAGAATACAGATGGGGAATTAACGCTCCAGCAAGTGGATCATGGATTTCATTACCTACTGCGGGTCCTATCGTTCTATCAACTGTACCTCCGGGTGCAGGTACTTATACTTATACATTGGAAGTTCGTCCAATGGGAACTGTAAATGGATGTGTAGGCTCTAAAAGTTTTGTTGTAACGGTAAGTAATCCGCCATCTGCTCCTACAATTAGTTCTACCATTCAGGGATGCCAACCTTACAAAGTTTTGTTGACGGCTTCAGGACCTTCTACAGGACAGTACAATTGGAGTAACGGAATGTCTGGTCAGTCGATAGAGGTATATGAAGGGGGAGCTTATCAAGTGACTTACACAGCACCTAGCGGTTGTAAAGTTTCTAATCAGGTTCAAATTCCTCTAAGTATAGAAAGTCTGATGTGGGTATTCCCTACGGGATGTTATGATGAATGTAGAGGAGACCGCTATATTATCGGCCCAAAAGGAATTTTTGATAGTCATCACTGGCAAATGTTCGGAAATAATATTCAGAGTGGGGTAAATGACTTTATTTATCCGTTGTCTATGAATACTGCAGGAACATATCAATTGCAAATCAATCAGTTTGGATGTAGTGTTACATCAGGAGCAATGAATTTCTTTCCTGGTATTGATTGTGGTATAGAGCCAGAATGTAAATTTGATGCTCATGTGGAAGGGATGAAGTGGAATGGAGACCATTTTATATTATTAGGAGTAATCAATAACTATTCTGGTCAGCCGATGACGATTACTTTGTCGAGTATCTACGGCTATGGCAGTTATATTCCTTCAGTAATTACCATTCCGGCAGGAGGCACATATGATATGTTTACCAATCCTATCGCATTCTACCCTAATGGAACGTTCCCTGGTGGAGCAGACGAAATTCTTTTCGATGCCGGAAATGGATGTAAGTTTGTCACAAAGGTTGAGATTCCTGATTATATCAATAAATCGTCTAACCCGAAGTACCTATCTTCTACCGTTTCTGAATCGTTGATGAAAATATTTCCTAATCCTGCGAAAGAAAAAGTAACAGTTTCTTTCAATACAGGTAATGAAAAGGAAAAAGCAAAACAGATTCAGGTCTTTGATGCTAGAGGAACAGTGAAATACACTAAAGAGCTAAAATCTTCTTCCGGTGAAATGGAAATTCAGATTGATGATTGGCTTCAGGGCGTTTACATTGTCATCATCCATACTGATGGAAAAGCATTACAAGGTAAGCTAATTAAGAAATAA
- a CDS encoding T9SS type A sorting domain-containing protein — MQKSLKNLCTLFLMLPGLFISQTYQWQWAKQAGGQTGSVGSGFDYLSDESIRDIVVDSNNNTYYLAKIWNQGQNVDGISVPNYGNSDLILYSTDCQGLLRWSTVIGGSGNLDSAWNIEVDNSGGVYILTSLWNEGYSYQAGTIPTHLDNNQLLPAISAMDATTPDAGFKTSYLLKYNSSNGSLVWNKPLQGDVNFLLRQSDSQMMYMDSSKNIHAILGFKAGTHLDGLITVPSSYTNTYQYYLVKFNFSNGNMVPATPIILPIIGSLYSGVEHGKINLVFDETLNRYYLAGTRGSSGNLIDFSFNNIPVTKEAYLIAFNINGNTVSEAWRKEIEAGNTNSDEEIHSIIKDANTSDIYISGRYFSINSSATLGSYTFPSISYNGHIPFIVKLNSSGVVQWSKIADGAPGTVGNTTYGFMKGRIVQNGNEIGFAHGSWGSGWGNYNMVRPSGDRADPILVRLNKDSGSVLEVADVLSNYNTVDEFTAIAVDNDGNYVLGGFFHQQLFTDANDNIPTMALNVTTGKSQNFFTKYAKSVCSNLSVEETALEAGLQFYPNPVQDVLSIKSKNKLENFEMYSSTGQNIKRGNLQNTNAQINMSGLTAGVYYVKVKTENSVVTEKIIKK, encoded by the coding sequence ATGCAAAAATCTTTAAAGAATTTGTGCACACTTTTCTTGATGTTGCCAGGATTATTTATCAGTCAAACATACCAATGGCAATGGGCAAAACAGGCGGGGGGACAAACAGGGTCTGTAGGCTCAGGTTTTGATTATCTTAGTGATGAATCGATTCGGGACATTGTTGTTGATAGTAACAATAATACATACTATTTAGCAAAAATCTGGAATCAAGGACAGAATGTTGACGGTATCTCTGTGCCAAACTATGGAAATAGTGATTTAATTCTCTACTCTACGGATTGCCAAGGTCTTTTAAGATGGAGTACTGTAATTGGTGGGTCTGGTAATCTAGATTCTGCATGGAATATTGAAGTAGATAATAGTGGAGGTGTATATATTTTAACAAGTTTGTGGAATGAGGGATATTCATATCAGGCAGGTACTATTCCTACACATTTAGATAATAATCAATTATTACCTGCTATTTCTGCAATGGATGCGACTACGCCTGATGCGGGATTTAAAACATCCTATCTTCTAAAATATAATTCTTCCAACGGGAGCTTAGTTTGGAACAAACCTTTACAAGGTGACGTGAATTTTCTTCTTCGTCAAAGCGATTCTCAAATGATGTATATGGATTCTTCGAAGAATATACATGCCATTTTGGGGTTTAAAGCAGGAACACATTTAGATGGTCTTATAACAGTGCCTTCAAGTTATACAAATACTTATCAGTACTATCTAGTAAAATTTAATTTTAGTAATGGTAATATGGTGCCCGCAACTCCTATTATTTTACCGATAATTGGTAGCTTATACTCTGGAGTAGAACATGGTAAAATAAATTTAGTTTTCGATGAAACACTCAATCGATATTATTTAGCAGGTACAAGAGGGAGCTCTGGAAACCTAATTGATTTTTCGTTTAACAATATTCCTGTTACTAAAGAAGCTTATCTCATTGCTTTTAATATCAATGGAAATACGGTGTCAGAAGCTTGGAGAAAAGAAATCGAAGCAGGGAATACTAATTCGGATGAAGAAATTCATTCTATTATCAAAGATGCCAACACCTCTGATATTTACATATCTGGTCGTTATTTTTCTATAAATTCATCAGCCACCTTGGGAAGTTATACATTCCCGAGCATATCTTACAATGGACATATACCTTTTATCGTAAAACTTAATTCTTCGGGTGTTGTACAATGGTCTAAGATTGCTGACGGAGCACCAGGTACGGTTGGAAATACAACTTACGGCTTCATGAAAGGCAGAATTGTTCAAAATGGAAATGAGATAGGTTTTGCACACGGAAGTTGGGGAAGTGGTTGGGGAAACTATAATATGGTAAGGCCTAGCGGAGATCGTGCTGACCCTATTCTCGTTAGACTAAATAAAGACTCAGGTTCAGTGTTGGAAGTTGCTGATGTTCTTAGTAATTACAATACTGTTGACGAGTTTACTGCAATAGCTGTTGATAACGATGGTAATTATGTTTTAGGAGGTTTTTTCCATCAGCAGTTGTTTACGGATGCTAATGATAATATACCTACGATGGCTCTTAATGTTACAACAGGTAAGTCTCAGAATTTCTTTACAAAGTATGCTAAATCAGTATGCAGTAATTTATCCGTTGAAGAAACGGCTTTAGAGGCAGGTTTACAGTTCTATCCAAATCCAGTTCAGGATGTGCTTAGTATAAAAAGTAAAAATAAACTCGAAAATTTTGAGATGTATTCTTCCACAGGTCAAAATATTAAGCGAGGAAATTTACAGAATACCAATGCTCAAATTAATATGAGTGGATTGACTGCAGGAGTTTATTATGTAAAAGTAAAAACTGAAAACTCTGTGGTTACAGAAAAGATTATTAAAAAGTAA